The following proteins are encoded in a genomic region of Galbibacter sp. BG1:
- the rplN gene encoding 50S ribosomal protein L14 — translation MVQQESRLKVADNTGAKEVLTIRVLGGTKRRYASVGDKIVVTVKDATPNGNVKKGQVSTAVVVRTRKEVRRPDGSYIRFDDNACVLLNPTGEMRGTRVFGPVARELRDKQFMKIVSLAPEVL, via the coding sequence ATGGTACAACAGGAATCAAGATTAAAAGTAGCAGACAACACGGGGGCTAAGGAAGTTTTAACTATCCGTGTATTAGGAGGTACTAAAAGAAGATATGCTTCTGTTGGTGACAAAATAGTTGTTACCGTAAAAGATGCCACGCCAAACGGAAACGTTAAAAAAGGTCAGGTATCTACAGCAGTAGTAGTTCGTACCAGAAAAGAAGTAAGAAGACCAGATGGTTCTTACATTCGTTTTGATGATAATGCTTGTGTTCTTCTTAACCCAACTGGAGAGATGCGCGGTACCCGTGTGTTCGGTCCAGTAGCGAGAGAATTACGTGACAAGCAGTTTATGAAGATTGTATCATTAGCGCCAGAGGTGCTTTAA
- the rplW gene encoding 50S ribosomal protein L23, whose translation MSVLIKPIITEKATADSELNNRYGFIVDPKANKLQIKDAVEAAYGVSVEKVRTMNYGPKRSTRYTKTGIQHGKTNAVKKAVVQVAEGDIIDFYNNI comes from the coding sequence ATGAGTGTGTTAATAAAGCCTATTATTACGGAAAAAGCGACCGCTGATAGCGAGTTGAACAATCGTTATGGTTTCATTGTAGATCCTAAGGCAAACAAGTTACAGATTAAGGATGCCGTAGAAGCTGCTTATGGAGTTTCTGTTGAAAAAGTTCGCACAATGAATTACGGTCCGAAGAGAAGTACTCGCTACACGAAAACAGGAATACAGCATGGGAAAACCAATGCTGTTAAGAAAGCTGTTGTTCAAGTAGCTGAAGGGGATATTATTGATTTTTATAATAATATATAA
- the rpmD gene encoding 50S ribosomal protein L30 — MKKVKVTQVKSSIKRPERQKRTLKALGLKGIGQVVEHDATPNILGMVKKVEHLVSFEEA, encoded by the coding sequence ATGAAAAAAGTAAAAGTTACGCAAGTAAAGAGCAGCATTAAACGTCCTGAAAGACAAAAAAGAACGTTAAAAGCGCTAGGCCTAAAAGGAATTGGTCAAGTTGTGGAGCATGATGCAACACCAAACATCCTTGGTATGGTAAAAAAAGTAGAACACTTAGTTTCTTTTGAAGAAGCTTAA
- the rplE gene encoding 50S ribosomal protein L5, translating to MAYIPRLKQEYKERIVSSLTGEFGYTNVMQVPKLEKIVISRGVGAAVADKKLIDYAVDELSRISGQKAVATISKKDVASFKLRKGMPIGAKVTLRGERMYEFLDRLITSALPRVRDFNGIKANGFDGRGNYNLGITEQIIFPEINIDRVNKVAGMDITFVTSANTDKEAKSLLSELGLPFKKN from the coding sequence ATGGCTTACATTCCAAGATTAAAACAAGAGTATAAGGAAAGAATAGTTTCCTCTCTTACAGGAGAGTTTGGTTACACGAACGTTATGCAAGTGCCTAAACTGGAAAAGATTGTTATTAGCCGTGGAGTTGGTGCAGCTGTTGCAGATAAAAAGTTGATCGACTACGCAGTAGACGAATTATCAAGAATATCTGGACAAAAAGCAGTAGCAACCATATCTAAAAAAGACGTTGCATCTTTTAAATTACGTAAAGGTATGCCAATTGGGGCAAAAGTAACTTTACGTGGGGAAAGAATGTACGAATTCTTAGATAGATTGATTACTTCTGCATTACCACGAGTAAGAGATTTTAATGGTATCAAAGCTAATGGTTTTGATGGACGTGGAAACTATAACCTTGGTATTACCGAGCAGATTATCTTTCCAGAGATCAATATCGATAGAGTTAACAAAGTGGCAGGTATGGATATTACCTTTGTTACTTCTGCTAACACCGATAAGGAAGCAAAATCATTATTAAGCGAATTAGGATTACCTTTTAAAAAGAACTAG
- the rplC gene encoding 50S ribosomal protein L3 yields MSGLIGKKIGMTSIFDENGKNIPCTVIEAGPCVVTQVRTNEVDGYEALQLGFDDKAEKHANKAELGHAKKAGVSPKRKVVEFQDFKSEHKLGDTLTVEQFVEGEFIDVTGTSKGKGFQGVVKRHGFGGVGQSTHGQHNRLRAPGSIGAASYPSRVFKGMRMAGQMGAEKVTVQNLRVLKVVPEKNLLVVKGCVPGHKNAYVIVQK; encoded by the coding sequence ATGTCTGGGTTAATAGGAAAAAAGATCGGTATGACCAGCATCTTCGACGAAAATGGGAAAAACATCCCATGTACGGTAATCGAAGCTGGACCATGCGTAGTTACCCAAGTCAGAACCAATGAGGTTGACGGGTATGAGGCTCTTCAACTTGGTTTCGATGACAAGGCAGAAAAACATGCTAACAAGGCCGAATTAGGTCATGCTAAAAAAGCAGGGGTTTCTCCTAAAAGAAAAGTCGTTGAATTCCAAGATTTTAAGAGCGAACACAAATTAGGAGATACTTTAACGGTAGAGCAATTTGTAGAGGGAGAGTTTATCGATGTTACAGGTACATCAAAAGGTAAAGGATTCCAAGGGGTTGTTAAGCGTCATGGTTTCGGTGGTGTAGGTCAATCTACCCACGGTCAGCATAACCGTTTAAGAGCACCTGGTTCTATTGGTGCTGCATCTTACCCATCTCGTGTATTTAAAGGTATGCGTATGGCTGGGCAAATGGGTGCAGAAAAAGTAACAGTACAAAACTTAAGAGTGTTGAAAGTGGTTCCGGAAAAAAATCTTTTAGTAGTTAAAGGATGTGTTCCTGGGCACAAAAACGCTTATGTAATCGTTCAGAAGTAA
- the rplV gene encoding 50S ribosomal protein L22, whose amino-acid sequence MGVRKRERAEQIKEAKKSLAFAKLNNCPTSPRKMRLVADLVRGEKVEKALAILKFNQKEASRRLEKLLVSAIANWQAKNEDANLEEADLFVQEIRVDGGTMLKRLRPAPQGRAHRIRKRSNHVTLVVGAKNNTQS is encoded by the coding sequence ATGGGAGTTCGTAAAAGAGAAAGAGCAGAGCAAATAAAAGAAGCTAAAAAAAGTTTAGCATTTGCAAAGTTGAATAACTGCCCAACTTCACCTAGAAAAATGAGGCTAGTAGCCGATTTGGTTCGTGGGGAAAAAGTTGAGAAGGCACTTGCTATTTTGAAATTTAACCAAAAAGAAGCATCACGTAGATTAGAGAAATTGTTGGTTTCTGCAATTGCAAACTGGCAAGCTAAAAACGAAGATGCAAACTTAGAGGAAGCAGATTTATTTGTACAAGAGATCAGAGTAGATGGTGGAACGATGTTGAAGAGACTTCGTCCAGCACCTCAAGGTCGTGCACACAGAATAAGAAAACGTTCAAACCACGTAACATTGGTGGTGGGAGCTAAAAATAATACACAAAGTTAA
- the rpsH gene encoding 30S ribosomal protein S8, protein MYTDPIADYLTRIRNANSAGHRVVEIPASNLKKDMTKILFDQGYILSYKFEDNAVQGVIKIALKYDKLTKEPVIKKLKRVSTPGLRKYAGKDELPRVLNGLGIAIVSTSHGVMTSKQAKQENVGGEVLCYVY, encoded by the coding sequence ATGTATACAGATCCTATAGCAGATTATTTAACAAGAATTAGAAACGCTAACAGCGCTGGGCACAGAGTAGTAGAAATACCTGCTTCTAATTTGAAAAAGGATATGACTAAAATATTATTCGATCAAGGATATATTTTAAGTTATAAATTCGAAGACAACGCAGTGCAGGGTGTTATTAAAATAGCTTTAAAATACGATAAGCTTACTAAAGAGCCCGTTATTAAAAAGCTAAAGCGTGTGAGTACACCAGGTTTACGTAAGTATGCTGGTAAAGATGAACTTCCTAGAGTTCTTAATGGTCTTGGTATTGCCATTGTTTCTACTTCTCACGGAGTAATGACAAGCAAGCAAGCCAAGCAAGAAAATGTAGGTGGTGAAGTTTTGTGTTACGTTTACTAA
- the rpsE gene encoding 30S ribosomal protein S5, with translation MYQDYKNVELVKPGGLELKDRLVGVQRVTKVTKGGRAFGFSAIVVVGDENGVVGHGLGKSKEVADAISKAVEDAKKNLVRIPLNKGTLPHEQKGKYGGARVYIQPASHGTGVIAGGAVRAVLEAVGVHDVLSKSQGSSNPHNVVKATFDALLRLRDARTIAAQRGISLEKVFKG, from the coding sequence ATGTATCAAGATTATAAAAACGTAGAATTAGTAAAACCTGGTGGACTTGAATTGAAAGATCGTCTAGTAGGAGTACAAAGAGTTACTAAAGTTACTAAAGGAGGTAGAGCCTTCGGATTTTCTGCAATAGTTGTTGTAGGAGACGAGAATGGTGTAGTTGGTCACGGATTGGGAAAATCTAAAGAGGTAGCAGATGCTATTTCCAAAGCTGTAGAAGATGCTAAGAAAAACCTAGTTCGTATCCCTCTTAACAAAGGTACATTACCTCATGAGCAAAAAGGGAAATATGGTGGTGCAAGGGTTTACATCCAGCCAGCTTCTCACGGTACCGGGGTTATTGCAGGTGGTGCAGTACGTGCGGTATTGGAAGCAGTAGGAGTACACGATGTACTATCTAAATCTCAAGGTTCTTCTAACCCTCACAACGTTGTTAAAGCAACTTTCGATGCTTTATTACGTTTAAGAGATGCTAGAACAATCGCAGCGCAAAGAGGAATTTCTTTAGAAAAAGTTTTTAAAGGATAA
- the rpsC gene encoding 30S ribosomal protein S3, whose protein sequence is MGQKTNPIGNRLGIIRGWESNWYGGNDYGDKLAEDDKIRKYIHARLSKASVSRVIIERTLKLVTVTITTARPGIIIGKGGQEVDKLKEELKKITDKEVQINIFEIKRPELDANLVAASVARQIENRISYRRAIKMAIAAAMRMNAEGIKIQISGRLNGAEMARSESYKDGRIPLSTFRADIDYALHEAHTTYGRLGIKVWIMKGEVYGKRELSPLVGMSKKQGKGGNNAGGARKSRRRK, encoded by the coding sequence ATGGGACAGAAAACAAATCCGATCGGAAATCGCCTTGGTATCATTAGAGGATGGGAATCCAACTGGTATGGAGGTAATGACTATGGAGACAAACTTGCTGAAGACGATAAAATCAGAAAGTACATCCATGCTCGTTTATCTAAAGCTAGTGTATCTAGAGTAATTATTGAGCGTACGCTTAAGCTTGTAACCGTTACTATCACTACGGCTCGCCCAGGTATCATTATTGGTAAGGGTGGTCAAGAGGTAGACAAGCTAAAAGAAGAGCTTAAGAAAATTACAGACAAAGAAGTTCAAATTAACATCTTTGAAATTAAGAGACCAGAATTGGATGCTAACCTTGTTGCTGCAAGTGTTGCCCGTCAAATCGAGAACAGAATTTCTTATAGACGTGCAATTAAAATGGCTATTGCCGCTGCAATGAGAATGAACGCCGAAGGTATCAAAATTCAAATCTCTGGACGTTTGAACGGAGCTGAAATGGCACGTTCAGAATCTTACAAAGATGGTAGAATTCCTTTGTCAACATTTAGAGCTGACATTGATTACGCATTGCATGAAGCTCATACTACCTATGGTAGATTGGGAATTAAAGTGTGGATCATGAAAGGCGAGGTTTATGGAAAGAGAGAGCTTTCCCCGCTTGTTGGAATGTCCAAAAAACAAGGGAAAGGCGGTAATAATGCCGGTGGAGCAAGAAAATCTCGTCGTAGAAAGTAA
- the rpsQ gene encoding 30S ribosomal protein S17 — MENRNLRKERVGVVTSNKMQKSIVVSEVKRVKHPMYGKFVLKTKKYVAHDEKDDCNIGDTVKIMETRPLSKTKCWRLVEIIERAK; from the coding sequence ATGGAAAATAGAAATTTAAGAAAAGAAAGAGTAGGGGTAGTTACAAGTAATAAAATGCAGAAGTCTATTGTGGTTTCTGAAGTAAAACGAGTAAAACACCCTATGTACGGTAAGTTCGTGTTAAAAACTAAGAAATACGTTGCGCACGACGAAAAAGACGATTGCAATATTGGTGATACAGTAAAAATAATGGAGACACGTCCATTGAGTAAAACCAAATGTTGGAGATTAGTTGAAATCATTGAAAGAGCGAAATAA
- the rplX gene encoding 50S ribosomal protein L24, translating to MIKLKIKSGDTVRVIAGEHKGSEGQVLKVDREKNKAIVEGVNLVSKHEKPSAKNPQGGIVKKEALIHVSNLSLIDPKSGETTRVGYEVRDGEKVRFSKKSNEVI from the coding sequence ATGATAAAACTAAAGATAAAATCAGGAGATACTGTTAGAGTAATTGCGGGAGAACATAAAGGTTCAGAAGGGCAAGTGCTTAAAGTAGATCGTGAAAAGAACAAAGCGATAGTTGAGGGCGTAAATCTAGTGTCTAAACACGAGAAGCCAAGTGCTAAAAACCCTCAAGGAGGTATCGTTAAGAAAGAAGCTCTTATTCATGTTTCTAACTTATCGTTAATAGATCCAAAATCTGGGGAAACTACCAGAGTAGGATACGAAGTTAGAGATGGTGAGAAAGTGAGATTTTCTAAAAAATCTAATGAAGTAATTTAA
- the rplB gene encoding 50S ribosomal protein L2, whose translation MSVRKLKPVTPGQRFRVVNGFDAITTDKPEKSLLAPLKKSGGRNSQGKMTMRYLGGGHKKKYRMVDFKRAKTNVEATVESIQYDPNRTAFIALITYKDGEKSYIVAQNGLQVGQTVVSGSGVAPEIGNAMPLSEVPLGTIISCIELRPGQGAVMARSAGAFAQLMAREGKYATVKLPSGETRLVLAGCLATIGAVSNSDHQLVVSGKAGRKRWLGRRPRTRPVVMNPVDHPMGGGEGRASGGHPRSRNGIPAKGFRTRSKSKASNKYIVERRKK comes from the coding sequence ATGTCAGTAAGAAAATTAAAACCAGTAACTCCTGGACAGCGATTTAGAGTAGTAAACGGATTTGACGCGATTACTACTGACAAGCCGGAGAAGAGCTTGCTCGCTCCGTTAAAAAAGTCGGGAGGTAGAAACAGTCAAGGAAAAATGACCATGCGCTATTTAGGTGGTGGTCATAAGAAGAAGTATCGTATGGTTGATTTTAAAAGAGCTAAAACGAATGTTGAGGCTACTGTAGAATCAATTCAATACGATCCAAACAGAACTGCGTTTATTGCATTAATTACTTACAAGGATGGAGAGAAGAGTTATATCGTAGCTCAAAACGGTTTGCAAGTAGGTCAAACAGTTGTCTCTGGATCTGGAGTAGCTCCTGAGATAGGAAATGCAATGCCTTTAAGTGAGGTTCCATTAGGTACTATTATATCTTGTATTGAATTACGTCCTGGTCAAGGAGCTGTAATGGCTCGTTCGGCTGGTGCTTTTGCTCAGTTAATGGCAAGAGAAGGTAAATATGCTACTGTGAAGCTTCCTTCTGGTGAAACAAGATTGGTGTTGGCAGGTTGTTTAGCTACAATCGGTGCGGTATCCAATTCAGATCATCAGTTAGTGGTTTCTGGTAAGGCAGGTAGAAAACGTTGGTTAGGTAGAAGACCAAGAACTAGACCGGTAGTTATGAACCCAGTAGATCACCCAATGGGTGGTGGGGAAGGCCGTGCTTCTGGAGGTCATCCAAGATCTAGAAACGGAATACCTGCAAAAGGATTTAGAACAAGATCTAAGTCTAAAGCGAGTAATAAGTATATTGTAGAACGTAGAAAGAAATAA
- the rpsN gene encoding 30S ribosomal protein S14: MAKESMKAREVKRQKLVDKYAEKRKALKEAGDWEALQKLPKNSSPVRLHNRCKLTGRPRGYMRTFGISRVTFREMANNGLIPGVKKASW; this comes from the coding sequence ATGGCTAAAGAATCAATGAAAGCCCGTGAGGTGAAAAGACAAAAATTGGTAGACAAGTATGCTGAAAAAAGAAAGGCTTTAAAGGAAGCTGGAGATTGGGAAGCATTACAGAAATTACCAAAAAATTCTTCTCCGGTACGTTTGCACAATCGTTGTAAATTAACTGGAAGACCTAGAGGGTATATGCGTACTTTTGGAATTTCTCGAGTAACTTTTAGAGAAATGGCTAACAACGGCCTTATTCCAGGGGTTAAAAAAGCAAGTTGGTAA
- the rpmC gene encoding 50S ribosomal protein L29 → MKQSEIRELSTAELQEQLGIVKKQYADLKLAHTITPLENPLQLRHTRRTVARLATELTKRELQ, encoded by the coding sequence ATGAAACAATCAGAGATTAGAGAATTATCTACTGCTGAGCTACAAGAACAGCTTGGTATTGTTAAGAAACAATATGCAGATTTAAAATTGGCTCATACCATTACACCTTTGGAGAATCCACTTCAGTTGAGACATACTAGAAGAACGGTGGCTAGATTGGCGACAGAGCTTACTAAAAGAGAATTACAATAA
- the rplP gene encoding 50S ribosomal protein L16, whose protein sequence is MLQPKRTKYRKQQKGRMKGLSQRGHELSNGMFGIKSMDSSFITARQIEAARVAATRFMKREGQLWIKIFPDKPITKKPLEVRMGKGKGAPEYWAAVVKPGRIMFEIGGVPMDVAKEALRLAAQKLPVKTKFIVARDYSA, encoded by the coding sequence ATGTTACAGCCGAAAAGAACAAAATACCGTAAGCAGCAGAAAGGCCGTATGAAAGGTCTTTCTCAAAGAGGGCATGAACTTTCAAATGGTATGTTTGGTATAAAATCAATGGATTCATCATTCATCACAGCGCGTCAAATAGAGGCTGCTCGTGTTGCTGCTACTCGTTTTATGAAAAGAGAAGGGCAGTTGTGGATCAAAATTTTTCCAGACAAGCCTATTACAAAGAAGCCACTTGAGGTGCGTATGGGTAAAGGTAAAGGTGCTCCAGAATATTGGGCAGCTGTAGTGAAACCAGGTAGAATTATGTTTGAAATAGGTGGTGTACCTATGGATGTTGCAAAAGAAGCTTTAAGGCTTGCAGCGCAGAAACTACCGGTTAAAACAAAGTTTATTGTAGCTAGAGATTATTCAGCTTAA
- the rplR gene encoding 50S ribosomal protein L18: MALSKTERRQRIKNRIRKVVSGTEARPRLAIFRSNKEIYAQLIDDETGKTLLAASSRDKEISSAKGTKTEIATLVGKAIAEKAKSAGYEAISFDRGGYLYHGRVKSLAEGAREAGLKF, translated from the coding sequence ATGGCATTATCAAAGACTGAAAGAAGACAGAGAATCAAAAATAGAATCCGTAAGGTGGTTTCTGGAACAGAAGCTAGACCAAGACTGGCTATTTTTAGAAGTAATAAAGAGATTTATGCTCAATTGATAGATGATGAAACAGGAAAAACCCTGTTGGCAGCATCTTCAAGAGATAAAGAAATTAGTTCTGCAAAAGGTACTAAAACTGAAATAGCTACCTTAGTAGGGAAAGCTATTGCAGAGAAAGCAAAAAGCGCTGGTTACGAGGCGATCTCTTTCGATAGAGGTGGTTACTTGTATCACGGTAGAGTAAAATCGTTAGCAGAAGGTGCTAGAGAAGCAGGACTTAAATTCTAA
- the rplD gene encoding 50S ribosomal protein L4, which translates to MEVAVLDINGKETGRKVKLSKSVFGVEPSSHAVYLDVKQYLANQRQGTHKSKERAEIAGSTRKIKKQKGTGTARAGSIKSPIFKGGGRIFGPRPKDYTQKLNKNVKRLARRSALSIKAQEKSIIVLEDFNFEAPKTKNFTNVLKALGLENKKSLFVLGDSNNNVYLSSRNLKTSEVLTSSELSTYKIVNANSIVLLEGSIEGIESNLSK; encoded by the coding sequence ATGGAAGTAGCAGTTTTAGATATCAACGGAAAAGAAACTGGAAGAAAGGTGAAGCTTTCTAAATCAGTTTTCGGTGTAGAGCCTAGCTCTCATGCTGTATATTTAGATGTTAAGCAGTACTTGGCAAATCAACGTCAAGGAACGCATAAGTCTAAAGAAAGAGCAGAGATTGCGGGAAGTACACGTAAGATCAAAAAACAAAAAGGTACAGGTACTGCAAGAGCAGGAAGTATCAAATCTCCAATTTTCAAGGGAGGTGGTAGAATTTTTGGTCCAAGACCTAAAGACTATACTCAAAAGTTAAATAAAAATGTAAAGCGTCTTGCTAGACGATCTGCATTATCAATCAAGGCACAAGAGAAATCAATTATCGTTTTAGAAGACTTCAATTTTGAGGCTCCAAAAACAAAAAATTTCACTAATGTTTTGAAAGCTTTAGGGTTAGAAAATAAAAAATCCCTCTTTGTGTTGGGTGATTCAAATAATAACGTATATTTGTCGTCACGCAATTTAAAGACCTCTGAGGTTTTAACTAGCTCAGAATTAAGCACTTACAAAATTGTTAATGCAAATAGCATAGTGCTTTTAGAAGGGTCTATAGAAGGAATTGAGTCGAATTTAAGTAAATAA
- the rpsS gene encoding 30S ribosomal protein S19: protein MARSLKKGPYVHYSLENKVQQNVESGKKTVIKTWSRASMITPDFVGQTIAVHNGRQFVPVYVTENMVGHKLGEFSPTRSFRGHAGAKNKGKK from the coding sequence ATGGCACGTTCACTAAAAAAAGGACCTTACGTTCACTATAGTTTAGAGAATAAAGTTCAACAAAATGTTGAATCTGGTAAGAAGACAGTTATTAAAACTTGGTCTAGAGCATCTATGATTACTCCAGATTTCGTTGGTCAAACAATAGCTGTGCATAATGGTCGCCAATTCGTTCCTGTATATGTTACAGAGAACATGGTGGGGCATAAGTTAGGAGAATTTTCACCAACAAGATCTTTTAGAGGTCACGCTGGTGCAAAAAATAAAGGAAAAAAATAA
- the rplF gene encoding 50S ribosomal protein L6 — protein sequence MSRIGNSPIAIPEGVTVDIKEDEVTVKGKLGELKQTFSDITIKVEEGSVILERSSDVKNVKAKHGLYRSLINNMIEGVSNGFTKQLELVGVGYRASNQGQKLDLAIGFSHNIVIDLAPEVKVETISEKGKNPIVKLTSYDKQLVGQVAAKIRSFRKPEPYKGKGIKFVGEQLRRKAGKSA from the coding sequence ATGTCAAGAATAGGTAATAGTCCAATAGCAATTCCCGAGGGAGTTACTGTAGATATTAAAGAAGACGAAGTTACCGTAAAAGGTAAACTTGGAGAATTGAAACAAACATTTTCAGACATTACTATTAAAGTAGAAGAAGGAAGTGTAATTTTGGAGCGTTCTTCAGATGTGAAAAATGTTAAAGCTAAACACGGTCTTTACAGATCATTGATCAATAACATGATCGAAGGTGTTTCTAATGGCTTTACTAAACAGTTAGAATTAGTTGGAGTAGGTTACAGAGCTAGCAACCAAGGTCAAAAATTAGATTTGGCAATTGGTTTTTCGCACAATATCGTAATCGATTTAGCTCCTGAGGTTAAAGTGGAAACTATCTCAGAAAAGGGTAAAAATCCAATCGTAAAACTAACATCATACGATAAGCAATTAGTTGGTCAAGTAGCAGCTAAGATTCGTTCTTTCCGTAAGCCAGAGCCTTACAAAGGAAAAGGAATTAAGTTTGTTGGTGAGCAATTAAGAAGAAAAGCAGGTAAATCAGCTTAA
- the rpsJ gene encoding 30S ribosomal protein S10 has product MSQKIRIKLKSYDYNLVDKSAEKIVKTVKTTGAVVTGPIPLPTHKKIFTVLRSPHVNKKSREQFQLSSYKRLLDIYSSSSKTIDALMKLELPSGVEVEIKV; this is encoded by the coding sequence ATGAGTCAGAAAATCAGAATAAAACTAAAATCATACGATTACAACTTGGTAGATAAATCTGCCGAGAAAATCGTTAAGACAGTAAAAACAACTGGTGCTGTTGTAACGGGTCCAATTCCATTACCAACTCACAAAAAAATATTTACTGTTCTTCGTTCTCCGCACGTAAACAAAAAGTCTAGAGAGCAATTTCAATTAAGTTCTTACAAAAGACTTCTTGATATTTACAGTTCTTCATCTAAAACTATCGATGCTTTGATGAAGTTGGAATTACCAAGTGGGGTTGAAGTAGAGATCAAGGTATAA